From a region of the Polynucleobacter corsicus genome:
- a CDS encoding YdcF family protein, which produces MDTLFFVFSKIVQFCIEPLNWVIVFVAFSLLFLGLRKPHLCKRFLLLALADLLLVGWLPTSEVFLRALEDSVPKIQLTQMSEADFGGIIILGGAIEGGDIALDRGEVSIYSSAERVTKAFELIRKYPDLPFIFSGFSGRLSPVGMSEADAFKQLVAEQGLPDKNAHYENQSRNTYENAILMKPMILELGARGAKDADAPPKPWLLITSASHMYRSVKIFQKQGIAVIPVPVDYQTGNRLRWSRFDLEDGVQDWHKVMHDGVGLLVYWITGKI; this is translated from the coding sequence ATGGATACTTTATTTTTTGTTTTCTCTAAGATTGTGCAGTTTTGCATTGAGCCCCTCAACTGGGTAATCGTTTTTGTGGCCTTCAGTTTGTTATTTCTGGGTCTACGAAAACCTCATCTTTGTAAACGATTCTTGCTTTTAGCTTTGGCGGACTTACTGCTGGTTGGATGGTTGCCAACCTCCGAGGTCTTTTTAAGGGCTCTTGAAGATAGCGTCCCTAAAATTCAGCTCACTCAGATGTCAGAGGCGGACTTTGGTGGGATCATTATTTTGGGTGGTGCTATTGAGGGTGGTGATATCGCTCTAGATCGGGGCGAGGTATCCATTTACTCCTCAGCTGAGCGTGTCACTAAAGCCTTTGAGCTCATTCGGAAGTATCCCGATCTACCCTTTATCTTTAGCGGCTTCTCTGGTCGCCTGTCGCCTGTCGGAATGTCTGAAGCAGATGCCTTTAAGCAATTGGTAGCGGAGCAGGGCTTGCCAGACAAAAATGCCCATTATGAAAATCAATCCCGCAATACCTATGAAAATGCCATATTGATGAAGCCCATGATTTTGGAGTTGGGCGCTAGGGGCGCCAAAGATGCTGATGCACCCCCAAAACCTTGGCTATTGATTACCTCGGCATCGCACATGTACCGATCAGTAAAGATTTTCCAAAAACAGGGAATTGCTGTGATTCCGGTTCCTGTGGATTACCAAACAGGCAATCGATTGCGCTGGAGTAGGTTTGATTTGGAGGATGGCGTCCAAGATTGGCATAAGGTAATGCATGATGGGGTTGGGCTTTTGGTCTACTGGATCACCGGAAAGATCTAA
- a CDS encoding THUMP domain-containing class I SAM-dependent RNA methyltransferase translates to MRFFVVCPGGLEVPLAQELASIAQRPDCKALGAWVIDPTPTSPTGGVGLAAPISAAMALNLHSRIASRVLLQMAESPYRQEEDLYKLASGLAWEEWFSSKQTLRVDVTAHRSPLKSLNFATLKVKDAIVDRLRDVTGDRPSIDTAFPDVRVQAHLTATHATIYLDTSGEALFKRGWRDEKGDAPLKENLAAGILSITGWKPTQTLFDPMCGSGTFLVEAAQMALAIPPGAIRAGMYGDDAKPSRLAYRPLVTSAHGFGFQRLKPFNESTEQKRWVSLKDAAHAEMMEKRKQFPDSESLGISGGDINERLVAMFKGNWQRAQLPGLPVTRQIDALASRPPANAQNGVMLLNPPYGERLVIKGGRGQDRATGGDIERDEYEQAEEPEDRYAFNLETGRQSAKRSSRESLKKLQAQEEQDPKFVEFLRQFGQHLKDAFGGWNVFVLTADMALPGQLRIKESKRTPLFNGPLECRLFKFEMHQKRDAASDLK, encoded by the coding sequence ATGAGATTTTTTGTTGTTTGTCCAGGTGGACTGGAAGTACCTCTTGCACAAGAGCTAGCAAGTATTGCGCAGCGTCCCGACTGTAAAGCCTTGGGTGCTTGGGTGATTGATCCTACGCCTACGAGCCCTACAGGTGGAGTGGGTTTGGCGGCGCCAATATCGGCTGCTATGGCATTGAACTTACATTCACGGATTGCCAGTCGAGTATTGCTCCAGATGGCGGAATCGCCATACCGCCAGGAAGAAGACTTGTATAAGTTGGCTAGTGGTTTAGCTTGGGAAGAGTGGTTTTCTTCTAAACAAACTTTACGTGTTGATGTCACGGCGCATCGCTCCCCATTAAAGAGTTTGAATTTCGCGACCTTGAAGGTTAAGGATGCGATTGTTGATCGCCTCCGTGATGTGACTGGTGATCGTCCAAGTATTGATACCGCATTTCCAGATGTGCGGGTACAGGCTCATCTCACGGCAACTCATGCCACGATCTATTTGGATACTTCTGGTGAGGCTTTATTCAAACGTGGCTGGCGTGATGAAAAGGGTGACGCACCTTTAAAAGAAAATCTTGCAGCAGGTATTTTGTCCATTACTGGGTGGAAGCCTACGCAAACTTTATTTGATCCGATGTGCGGTAGTGGCACCTTTCTGGTTGAGGCCGCGCAAATGGCGCTGGCCATTCCGCCAGGGGCTATTCGAGCGGGGATGTATGGTGATGATGCTAAGCCGAGTCGTTTGGCCTATCGCCCATTAGTCACTTCTGCTCATGGCTTTGGATTTCAGCGACTCAAACCATTCAATGAGTCTACTGAACAAAAGCGCTGGGTCTCTCTAAAAGACGCTGCACATGCTGAAATGATGGAGAAGCGTAAACAGTTTCCAGATTCAGAGTCTTTGGGTATTAGTGGTGGCGATATTAATGAGCGCTTGGTAGCCATGTTTAAGGGTAACTGGCAGCGGGCTCAGTTGCCGGGGTTGCCAGTAACGCGTCAAATTGATGCTTTAGCAAGTAGGCCGCCAGCAAATGCTCAAAATGGGGTGATGCTATTGAACCCGCCTTATGGTGAACGCTTAGTCATCAAGGGTGGACGAGGTCAAGATCGCGCTACGGGTGGTGATATAGAGCGAGACGAGTATGAGCAAGCCGAGGAGCCGGAAGATCGCTATGCCTTTAATCTGGAAACAGGGCGTCAAAGCGCTAAACGCTCTAGCCGTGAGTCTCTCAAAAAGTTACAAGCTCAAGAAGAGCAAGATCCAAAATTTGTAGAGTTCTTAAGGCAATTTGGCCAGCATCTGAAGGATGCTTTTGGTGGCTGGAATGTCTTTGTATTAACCGCGGATATGGCCTTACCAGGACAGTTGCGTATCAAAGAGTCTAAGCGCACCCCTTTATTTAATGGCCCTCTAGAATGCAGGTTGTTTAAGTTCGAGATGCATCAAAAACGTGATGCTGCATCCGATTTAAAATAA
- a CDS encoding CopD family protein, with product MGNAYLWTKTFHIVLIASWFAGLFYLPRIFVNLADEKNPEVYARLLGMANRLFRFMTILAVPAVLLGLALWLHFKIGSGEVWMHAKMFFVLLVIGYHHACWGLLKKFRNGVNTHSGVWYRWFNEAPVLLLLIVTALVVIKP from the coding sequence ATGGGTAATGCATATTTGTGGACCAAGACTTTTCATATTGTCTTAATTGCTTCTTGGTTTGCCGGCTTGTTTTATCTTCCGCGTATTTTTGTGAACTTGGCTGATGAAAAAAACCCCGAGGTCTACGCGCGCCTTTTAGGAATGGCGAATCGCTTATTTCGATTTATGACCATATTGGCAGTACCGGCCGTATTGCTAGGTCTTGCTTTATGGTTGCACTTCAAAATAGGTTCAGGCGAAGTGTGGATGCATGCCAAGATGTTCTTTGTACTTCTAGTGATTGGCTATCACCATGCTTGCTGGGGTTTGCTCAAAAAGTTCCGTAATGGTGTTAATACCCATTCAGGAGTTTGGTATCGCTGGTTTAACGAAGCACCAGTCCTCCTCCTGTTGATCGTGACAGCTCTAGTTGTAATTAAGCCTTAA
- the pyrR gene encoding bifunctional pyr operon transcriptional regulator/uracil phosphoribosyltransferase PyrR encodes MNAEQSYLKLLETLSQRQKVGDVFELAGLAMGGAWIAERLATDLNLPHFGVINMAFHRDDYAEKGMTALRTASTMSTYLPFEVNGANVILIDDVLLTGRTVRAALNELFDFGRPAQVELMVLADRENRELPISADFVGEQVSVPENQILVLEKDDAGKFSFQLEERAA; translated from the coding sequence ATGAATGCAGAGCAGTCCTATCTAAAATTACTAGAGACTTTGAGTCAGCGCCAAAAGGTAGGCGATGTATTTGAGTTGGCTGGTCTTGCAATGGGAGGGGCGTGGATTGCAGAACGTTTAGCTACCGATTTAAATCTTCCCCACTTTGGCGTAATTAATATGGCGTTTCATCGAGATGACTATGCTGAGAAGGGTATGACAGCGCTTCGTACTGCCAGCACGATGTCTACCTACCTTCCTTTTGAGGTCAATGGTGCAAACGTGATTTTGATTGATGACGTTTTGCTCACTGGCCGTACGGTTCGCGCAGCACTCAATGAGTTATTTGATTTTGGTCGACCTGCCCAAGTGGAGTTGATGGTTTTGGCGGATCGTGAGAATCGTGAGTTGCCGATCTCAGCAGATTTTGTAGGGGAGCAAGTGAGTGTTCCAGAGAATCAAATATTGGTTTTAGAAAAAGATGATGCTGGCAAGTTCAGCTTCCAATTAGAGGAGCGCGCAGCATGA
- a CDS encoding YqgE/AlgH family protein: MPGMVDPNFAGSVIYLFEHTERGAMGLVINRPTELGMGALFEKIEVKLEAEPVSDQPVYFGGPVQIERGFVLHEPTEEVAYSSSLAVPGGLTMTTSKDVLEAVAVGSGPSKFLMTLGYAGWSAGQLEEEITLNGWMNVPLSQQQMVEIIFDTPSSQRYERTISLLGFDPSHLSGEAGHA, encoded by the coding sequence ATGCCCGGGATGGTCGATCCCAATTTTGCAGGTTCAGTCATCTATCTTTTTGAGCATACCGAACGGGGTGCGATGGGTTTGGTAATCAATCGCCCGACTGAGCTCGGTATGGGCGCCTTATTTGAGAAAATTGAGGTCAAGCTGGAGGCTGAGCCAGTATCAGATCAACCGGTCTATTTTGGCGGGCCAGTGCAAATTGAACGTGGATTTGTCTTGCACGAGCCCACCGAAGAAGTGGCTTATAGCTCTTCTTTGGCCGTTCCAGGGGGCTTGACCATGACGACGTCCAAGGATGTGCTTGAGGCAGTAGCTGTCGGTTCTGGGCCCAGTAAATTCTTAATGACCTTGGGTTATGCGGGTTGGAGTGCTGGGCAACTTGAGGAGGAGATTACCCTCAATGGCTGGATGAACGTCCCTCTTTCCCAGCAGCAAATGGTTGAAATTATTTTTGATACCCCTTCTAGCCAGCGCTATGAGCGGACGATAAGTCTATTGGGATTTGATCCATCCCATCTATCTGGTGAGGCAGGGCATGCCTGA
- a CDS encoding glutamate-5-semialdehyde dehydrogenase: protein MSNSTNTIQHIMQDIGRRARQASRAMARASSEQKNQALLHIAKLVRERSEEIVRVNALDVARAKTNGQDAAFIDRLTMTPKTIESMALGLEQIVSLEDPIGKITPLQKQASGIELGQMRVPLGVIGIIYESRPNVTIDAAALCLKSGNAVILRGGSEAIDSNTLLAQLIQEGLDAANLPKDAVQVVSSTDRAAVGEMITMTQYIDVIVPRGGKSLIARLMAEARVPMIKHLDGICHTYIDADADVAMAIQVCDNAKTQRYAPCNAMETLLVNKTIAPQVLPALCKIYQDKGVELRVDDQTRNTLEAAGFKDLVNATEEDWQTEYLAPILSIKTVADMDEAMGHIEQYGSKHTDAIITNNQARANRFLREVDSASVMVNASTRFADGFEYGLGAEIGISNDKLHARGPVGLDGLTSLKYIVIGHGEIRT, encoded by the coding sequence ATGAGTAATTCAACAAATACCATTCAACACATAATGCAAGATATTGGCCGACGTGCTCGTCAGGCATCGCGTGCAATGGCGCGGGCATCAAGCGAGCAAAAAAATCAGGCGCTATTGCATATTGCTAAGTTAGTTCGTGAGCGCTCCGAAGAAATTGTTCGAGTGAATGCATTGGATGTTGCTCGCGCCAAAACCAATGGTCAGGATGCGGCATTTATTGATCGCCTCACCATGACGCCAAAGACTATTGAATCTATGGCATTGGGATTAGAGCAAATTGTTTCCTTAGAAGATCCGATTGGAAAAATTACCCCATTGCAAAAGCAGGCTTCTGGTATCGAACTTGGACAGATGCGAGTGCCACTAGGTGTGATCGGCATTATTTATGAATCTCGTCCGAATGTGACGATTGATGCTGCTGCACTATGTCTTAAGTCAGGTAATGCCGTTATTTTGCGCGGTGGCTCAGAGGCGATTGATTCAAATACCTTGTTGGCGCAATTGATTCAGGAAGGTTTGGATGCTGCCAATCTACCCAAGGATGCGGTGCAGGTTGTGAGCTCTACAGATCGCGCTGCTGTTGGCGAAATGATCACTATGACCCAATATATTGATGTGATCGTGCCACGCGGTGGCAAGAGTTTGATTGCCCGCTTGATGGCAGAAGCGCGCGTACCAATGATTAAGCATTTGGACGGCATTTGCCATACCTATATTGATGCAGATGCGGATGTCGCAATGGCAATCCAGGTTTGTGATAACGCCAAGACTCAGCGCTATGCGCCTTGTAATGCGATGGAAACACTTTTGGTCAACAAAACGATTGCACCTCAAGTGTTGCCAGCGCTTTGTAAGATATACCAAGACAAGGGTGTGGAGTTGCGCGTCGATGACCAAACCAGAAATACTCTTGAGGCAGCCGGTTTTAAAGACCTAGTCAACGCCACTGAAGAAGATTGGCAAACAGAATATTTGGCACCAATTTTGTCGATTAAGACTGTTGCCGATATGGATGAGGCAATGGGCCATATTGAGCAATATGGCAGTAAACATACCGATGCCATCATTACCAATAATCAAGCGCGGGCCAATCGTTTCTTGCGTGAGGTCGATAGTGCCAGCGTAATGGTCAATGCCAGCACCCGCTTTGCAGATGGCTTTGAGTATGGGCTCGGTGCCGAAATTGGCATCTCGAATGACAAGCTGCATGCTCGTGGCCCTGTTGGTCTAGATGGTCTGACTTCTCTCAAATACATCGTCATAGGTCATGGCGAAATTCGTACTTAA
- a CDS encoding rubredoxin produces MEFKTYMCLICGWVYDEAAGVPEEGIAPGTLWKDVPMNWTCPECGARKEDFEMMAI; encoded by the coding sequence ATGGAATTTAAAACATATATGTGCTTAATTTGTGGCTGGGTCTATGACGAAGCTGCAGGTGTACCTGAAGAGGGTATTGCTCCAGGCACACTTTGGAAAGATGTGCCCATGAACTGGACCTGTCCTGAGTGTGGTGCACGCAAAGAAGACTTTGAAATGATGGCGATCTAA
- a CDS encoding cryptochrome/photolyase family protein, whose translation MKKALVWLRRDLRLYDNAALHHALKNNDQVWLAFIFDTEILDPLKAEDLDASGLKHDRRVDFIWQGLQQIDAQLRKQGGGLIAQYGKPNTCIPRIAETLGVNTVYTNHDYEPSAIARDASVGRSLEKLGIELETFKDQVIFEKKEILTNSNTVFSIFTPYKNNWLKTLQEKDIAAYDCDPKKGQLAAIPKSLEATLPSLEFMGFSPTGIEAYLPPGSEGGQTFLEDFLHRIDQYQIGRDFPAIKGVSYLSTHLRFGMLSIRGLVREAHRRMLAGSMGATIWLSELIWRDFYFMILANHPRLAEGAAFKPDYDNIEWESGATAKKLFKAWCDGKTGYPLVDAAMCQLNQSGYMHNRLRMVVASFLTKDLGIDWRWGEMYFAKYLNDFELSSNNGGWQWASSSGCDAQPYFRIFNPITQSQKFDPEGKFIRRYLPQLDKLSKKSIHAPWEAGHIELEAAGVLLGRDYPLPVVNHDEARKKTLVRYSVVKKVNPESATD comes from the coding sequence ATGAAAAAAGCTCTCGTTTGGCTCCGCCGTGATTTACGCCTGTATGACAATGCCGCGCTTCATCACGCCCTAAAAAATAATGATCAAGTTTGGCTAGCGTTTATCTTCGATACCGAAATTCTGGATCCGCTAAAAGCTGAAGATCTAGATGCAAGCGGTCTTAAACATGATCGGCGCGTAGACTTTATTTGGCAAGGTCTGCAACAAATAGATGCGCAATTACGCAAACAAGGTGGTGGACTCATTGCTCAATACGGTAAACCCAATACGTGCATTCCGAGAATTGCAGAGACTTTGGGTGTCAACACCGTTTACACCAATCATGACTATGAGCCCTCGGCCATTGCTCGCGATGCGTCTGTTGGCAGATCACTAGAAAAACTGGGTATTGAATTGGAGACCTTCAAAGATCAAGTCATCTTTGAGAAAAAAGAGATTCTTACTAACTCCAATACCGTCTTCTCAATCTTCACGCCTTATAAAAATAATTGGCTCAAGACGCTTCAAGAAAAAGATATTGCCGCTTATGACTGCGATCCTAAAAAAGGTCAGCTAGCCGCTATCCCCAAATCATTAGAGGCAACCCTCCCATCATTAGAATTCATGGGCTTTAGCCCGACAGGGATTGAAGCCTATCTTCCACCAGGATCTGAAGGTGGCCAGACCTTCCTAGAAGACTTCCTCCACCGCATCGATCAATACCAAATCGGCCGAGACTTCCCTGCCATCAAAGGTGTGAGCTATCTATCGACACACCTCCGCTTTGGCATGCTCTCGATCCGAGGATTGGTACGTGAAGCGCACCGCCGCATGCTTGCTGGCAGTATGGGTGCAACGATCTGGTTAAGTGAGCTGATTTGGCGTGATTTTTATTTCATGATTCTGGCAAATCATCCACGTCTTGCTGAGGGTGCAGCCTTCAAACCAGACTATGACAATATCGAATGGGAAAGTGGTGCTACTGCCAAGAAATTATTTAAAGCTTGGTGTGATGGCAAAACAGGTTACCCATTGGTAGATGCCGCTATGTGCCAACTCAATCAAAGTGGTTATATGCACAATCGCCTGCGCATGGTGGTTGCTAGCTTTCTTACTAAGGATTTAGGCATTGATTGGCGCTGGGGTGAAATGTATTTCGCAAAATACCTCAATGATTTTGAGTTGTCTTCTAATAATGGTGGCTGGCAATGGGCCTCTTCCTCAGGATGCGATGCACAACCCTACTTCAGAATCTTCAACCCCATTACCCAATCTCAGAAGTTTGATCCTGAAGGCAAATTTATCCGTCGCTACCTGCCTCAACTAGACAAGCTTTCCAAGAAATCCATTCATGCCCCTTGGGAAGCTGGTCATATTGAACTAGAAGCAGCCGGCGTTCTTCTAGGGCGTGACTACCCTCTACCGGTTGTGAATCATGATGAGGCGCGCAAAAAGACCTTGGTGCGCTATAGCGTGGTTAAAAAAGTTAATCCAGAATCGGCAACTGACTAA
- a CDS encoding aspartate carbamoyltransferase catalytic subunit, translated as MNDLVNAPVNQFNAAGELTHLLTLEGLPKEQILHILDTAQQFVSVTDPAREVKKVPLLRGKSVFNLFFENSTRTRTTFEIAAKRLSADVINLDISTSSTAKGESLLDTIDNLVAMQADIFVVRHSVSRAPIEIAQHVPAHVHVVNAGDGSHQHPTQGLLDMYTMRHFKKDFSGLKVAIVGDIVHSRVAKSNICALRTLGCTDIRAIGPESLLPSDLDMLGVKVFHSMEEGLKGVDVVMTLRIQKERMEAGQVPEGDAFFKQYGLTSTRLALAKPDTIVMHPGPMNRGVEIDSVVADGPQSVILNQVTFGIAVRMAVMSIVAGN; from the coding sequence ATGAATGATTTAGTCAACGCCCCGGTAAATCAATTTAATGCTGCCGGTGAGTTAACTCACTTGCTAACCTTAGAGGGTTTGCCAAAAGAGCAAATCCTCCACATCCTCGATACCGCACAACAATTTGTTAGCGTGACAGATCCTGCGCGAGAAGTAAAAAAAGTTCCACTACTTCGTGGCAAGAGTGTCTTCAATCTATTCTTTGAAAACTCCACGCGTACCCGCACTACTTTTGAGATCGCTGCTAAGCGTTTATCAGCAGATGTCATTAACTTGGATATCTCTACATCCTCTACTGCAAAAGGCGAAAGTCTTTTGGATACGATTGATAACTTAGTGGCTATGCAGGCGGATATTTTTGTAGTGCGTCACAGTGTTTCGAGGGCGCCCATTGAAATTGCACAACACGTTCCTGCGCACGTCCACGTAGTCAATGCCGGTGATGGTAGTCATCAGCATCCGACTCAAGGCTTGCTCGATATGTACACGATGCGCCACTTTAAGAAAGACTTTAGTGGTTTGAAGGTTGCTATCGTGGGTGACATTGTCCATAGTCGAGTTGCTAAATCGAATATCTGCGCCTTAAGAACATTGGGCTGTACGGATATTCGTGCGATTGGCCCTGAGAGTCTTTTGCCAAGTGATTTAGATATGCTGGGGGTCAAGGTATTCCACAGCATGGAAGAAGGACTTAAGGGTGTTGACGTGGTGATGACTCTGCGTATCCAGAAAGAGCGCATGGAAGCAGGACAAGTTCCAGAGGGCGATGCTTTCTTTAAGCAATATGGTTTAACGTCTACACGTCTTGCTTTGGCCAAGCCTGATACCATCGTAATGCACCCAGGCCCCATGAACCGTGGCGTTGAAATTGATTCTGTAGTAGCCGATGGTCCTCAGTCGGTCATTCTCAATCAGGTTACCTTTGGTATTGCGGTGCGGATGGCGGTCATGTCCATCGTTGCTGGTAATTAG
- the hemL gene encoding glutamate-1-semialdehyde 2,1-aminomutase, giving the protein MGKNDILFERAQKTIPGGVNSPVRAFRQVGGTPRFVAKAKGPYFWDAEGTRYIDLIMSWGPMIAGHANPEVVEAVKQAAETSFSYGAPTEGEIELAERICQLVPSIEQVRMVSSGTEATMSALRLARGFTGRDLIIKFEGCYHGHADSLLVKAGSGLLTFADSTQNAPSSGGVPNDLVKHTLVLPYNDVAALKEVFTKQGDQVAAVIIEPFAGNMNLIKPSKEFLSTLRQLTSQHGSVLIYDEVMTGFRVALGGAQSLQGITPDLTCLGKVMGGGMPMAAFGGKKEIMSKLAPLGNVYQAGTLSGNPVAVAAGLKTLEIISREGFFDCLTGQTEKLMAGLKLAADEAGVPFAVSSVGGMFGFYFANEVPTSFEAVTKTDIEAFKKFFHLMLDQGVYLAPSAYEAGFTSITHDNAVLEEIITAAKTAFKKL; this is encoded by the coding sequence GTGGGAAAAAATGACATCTTATTTGAGCGCGCACAAAAAACAATCCCTGGGGGTGTGAATTCTCCAGTACGCGCCTTTCGTCAGGTAGGTGGTACACCACGTTTTGTTGCTAAAGCTAAAGGACCTTATTTCTGGGACGCTGAAGGTACGCGCTATATTGATTTAATTATGTCTTGGGGTCCCATGATCGCCGGCCATGCGAATCCAGAGGTAGTGGAAGCAGTAAAGCAGGCTGCAGAAACTAGCTTTAGCTACGGCGCTCCTACCGAAGGTGAAATTGAATTAGCGGAACGCATCTGCCAGTTGGTTCCCAGTATTGAGCAAGTAAGAATGGTATCGAGTGGAACCGAAGCCACCATGAGCGCTCTGCGTCTTGCACGTGGCTTTACCGGTCGCGATCTCATTATTAAATTTGAAGGTTGCTATCACGGCCATGCCGACAGTCTTTTGGTGAAAGCGGGCTCTGGCCTCTTGACCTTTGCAGATTCAACTCAAAATGCACCATCATCTGGGGGTGTTCCTAATGATCTAGTGAAGCACACACTGGTATTGCCATATAACGATGTAGCAGCCCTGAAAGAAGTATTTACAAAGCAGGGTGATCAGGTTGCTGCGGTGATTATTGAGCCGTTTGCTGGCAATATGAATCTCATTAAGCCCTCAAAGGAATTTCTATCGACACTGCGTCAGCTAACAAGTCAGCACGGCAGTGTATTAATTTACGACGAGGTGATGACCGGTTTTAGAGTTGCTTTGGGTGGTGCGCAATCCCTACAAGGCATCACTCCTGACCTTACTTGTCTTGGCAAGGTTATGGGCGGCGGCATGCCGATGGCTGCTTTTGGCGGTAAAAAAGAAATCATGTCCAAACTTGCCCCCTTGGGTAACGTTTACCAAGCGGGTACCTTGTCCGGTAATCCAGTAGCCGTAGCAGCAGGATTAAAGACGCTGGAGATTATTTCTCGAGAAGGTTTCTTCGACTGTCTGACTGGGCAAACTGAAAAACTGATGGCTGGCTTAAAACTGGCTGCGGATGAAGCAGGCGTGCCATTTGCGGTTAGTAGCGTTGGCGGGATGTTCGGCTTCTATTTTGCGAATGAGGTTCCAACTTCTTTTGAGGCAGTGACTAAAACTGATATCGAAGCGTTTAAGAAATTCTTCCACTTGATGCTTGATCAGGGGGTATATTTAGCACCATCTGCGTATGAGGCTGGATTTACTTCGATTACTCACGACAATGCAGTTTTAGAAGAGATCATCACTGCAGCGAAAACTGCATTTAAGAAGCTATAA
- the ruvX gene encoding Holliday junction resolvase RuvX, producing MPEGIKRGTELTVMAFDFGTRRIGVAVGNTLTKAGQPLKVIEEPSEDVRFRAIQALIKEWQPNQLVVGLPCHPDGTEHEMSAKARRFGNQLHGRFQLPVDWVDERYSSAVLEGDPDMRDNLDAQSAALILEQYFLEKNGIS from the coding sequence ATGCCTGAGGGCATCAAGAGGGGCACAGAGTTGACGGTCATGGCTTTTGACTTCGGGACGCGACGTATTGGAGTTGCCGTTGGAAATACTCTGACCAAAGCTGGCCAGCCCTTAAAGGTTATTGAGGAGCCATCTGAGGATGTGCGATTTAGGGCTATTCAGGCTCTCATCAAAGAGTGGCAGCCAAATCAGTTGGTGGTGGGGCTGCCATGCCATCCTGACGGTACTGAGCATGAGATGAGTGCCAAAGCTCGCCGCTTTGGCAATCAGCTGCACGGACGCTTTCAGTTGCCTGTGGATTGGGTGGATGAGCGCTACAGCTCAGCTGTTTTGGAGGGTGATCCTGATATGCGAGACAATTTGGATGCGCAGTCTGCTGCCTTAATTTTGGAGCAGTATTTTCTTGAAAAGAATGGGATTAGTTGA
- a CDS encoding symmetrical bis(5'-nucleosyl)-tetraphosphatase encodes MSKIYAVGDIQGCAPSLKALVKKLPKQSKIIFLGDLVNRGPDSLGTLRYLKQLQEDKRIECILGNHDLHLLAIDAGIRKTKGLDTVQPILDAPDRAELIHWLRHRPMALSNGKVLTVHAGVLPQWDLQQTIECAQEVEKALRKKTYKDFLANMYGNTPNKWSNSLKGYERLRVITNTLTRIRFCTPAGMMEFESKEGFEDGPKGYIPWFKTPKRKTQDSLIYFGHWSTLGLLQHDNVIGLDTGCVWGGKLTAMEIPESGKPSKRLEIIQVDGYDHPLRM; translated from the coding sequence ATGAGCAAAATCTATGCCGTAGGTGATATTCAGGGCTGCGCGCCCTCCTTGAAGGCGCTCGTCAAAAAACTTCCCAAACAGTCCAAGATAATTTTCTTGGGCGACCTCGTTAATCGAGGCCCAGACTCTTTGGGTACCTTACGCTACCTCAAACAATTACAAGAAGACAAACGCATCGAGTGCATTCTTGGAAATCATGATCTCCATTTACTTGCGATAGATGCGGGTATCCGCAAAACCAAGGGTCTAGATACCGTTCAGCCCATCCTAGATGCACCCGATAGAGCAGAATTAATTCATTGGTTACGCCATCGGCCAATGGCCTTGAGTAATGGCAAGGTCTTAACGGTACATGCAGGTGTACTACCTCAATGGGATCTGCAACAGACAATTGAGTGCGCGCAAGAAGTAGAAAAAGCGCTGCGCAAAAAAACCTATAAAGATTTTTTAGCCAATATGTATGGCAATACCCCAAATAAATGGAGTAATTCCCTCAAGGGCTACGAGCGCTTGCGCGTTATCACCAACACGCTAACCCGTATTCGTTTTTGCACTCCAGCAGGCATGATGGAGTTTGAAAGCAAGGAAGGTTTTGAGGATGGGCCAAAAGGCTACATCCCTTGGTTCAAAACACCCAAAAGAAAAACTCAAGACTCCTTGATTTATTTTGGACACTGGTCGACCTTGGGACTACTACAACATGACAATGTCATTGGGCTGGATACAGGCTGCGTCTGGGGTGGCAAGCTCACCGCTATGGAAATTCCGGAGTCAGGTAAACCGAGTAAGAGACTGGAAATTATCCAAGTGGATGGCTATGACCATCCACTCAGAATGTAA